From Apium graveolens cultivar Ventura chromosome 9, ASM990537v1, whole genome shotgun sequence, the proteins below share one genomic window:
- the LOC141683806 gene encoding callose synthase 3-like, giving the protein MSSRGEGSDRPPQRRLVRTQTAGNLGESIFDSEVVPSSLVEIAPILRVANEVEPSNPRVAYLCRFYAFEKAHRLDPTSSGRGVRQFKTALLQRLERENDPTLMGRVKKSDAREMQSFYQHYYKKYIQALQNAADKADRAQLTKAYQTANVLFEVLKAVNQTQSVEVDREILEAHDKVAEKTEIYVPYNILPLDPDSANQAIMRYPEIQAAVYALRNTRGLPWPRDYKKKKDEDLLDWLQAMFGFQKDSVANQREHLILLLANVHIRQFPKPDQQPKLDERALNEVMKKLFKNYKKWCKFLDRKSSLWLPTIQQEVQQRKLLYMGLYLLIWGEAANLRFMPECLCYIYHHMAFELYGMLAGNVSPMTGENVKPAYGGEEEAFLRKVVTPIYEVIAKEADRSKRGKSKHSQWRNYDDLNEYFWSVDCFRLGWPMRADADFFCSLPVEKSHFDKSLDSKPANRDRWVGKVNFVEIRSYWHVFRSFDRMWGFFILCLQAMIIVAWNGSGSPSLIFSANVFKKVLSVFITAAILKLGQAMLDVVLNWKARQSMSFHVKLRFILKVLSAAAWVIILPVTYAYTWENPPGLAQTIKNWFGNGSNSPTMFILAVVIYLSPNMLAGILFLFPIIRRYLERSNYRIVMLMMWWSQPRLYVGRGMHESAFSLFKYTMFWVLLIVTKLAFSYYLEIKPLVGPTKAIMNVHISTYQWHEFFPRAKSNIGVVIALWAPIILVYFMDTQIWYAIFSTLFGGIYGAFRRLGEIRTLGMLRSRFQSLPGAFNGCLIPGEKGEAAKKKGLKATLTRKFDAIPSNKEKEAARFAQLWNTIITSFREEDLISNREMDLLLVPYWADRDLDLIQWPPFLLASKIPIALDMAKDSNGKDRELKKRIESDDYMSCAVRECYASFRNVLMFLVGGDREKEVIEYIFCEVDKHVEAGDLLIEYKMSALPSLYDHFVKLIKYLLENKKEDRDQVVILFQDMLEVVTRDIMEDHISSVVDSIHGGSGHEGMTPLDQQYQLFASAGAIRFPTPESEAWKEKIKRLFLLLTVTESAMDVPSNLEARRRISFFSNSLFMDMPSAPKVRNMLSFSVLTPYYTEEVLFSLHDLEVPNEDGVSILFYLQKIFPDEWNNFRERMKWDNEEDVRGLDEALEENLRLWASYRGQTLTKTVRGMMYYRKALELQAFLDMAKDEDLMQGYKAVELSEDHVKGERSLWTQCQAVADMKFTYVVSCQKYGIHKRSGDPRAQDILRLMSGYPSLRVAYIDEVEEPNKDRTKKVNQKVYYSALVKAAMPKSNSTEPGQNLDQVVYRIKLPGPAILGEGKPENQNHAIIFTRGEGLQTIDMNQDNYMEEAFKMRNLLQEFLKKHDGVRYPTILGLREHIFTGSVSSLAWFMSNQETSFVTIGQRLLANPLKVRFHYGHPDVFDRLFHLTRGGVSKASKIINLSEDIFAGFNSTLREGNVTHHEYIQVGKGRDVGLNQISLFEAKIANGNGEQTLSRDLYRLGHRFDFFRMLSCYFTTIGFYFSTLITVLTVYVFLYGRLYLVLSGLEEGLSTQPAIRDNKPLQVALASQSFVQIGFLMALPMMMEIGLERGFRTALSEFVLMQLQLAPVFFTFSLGTKTHYYGRTLLHGGAKYRPTGRGFVVFHAKFAENYRLYSRSHFVKGLELMILLVVYEIFGKSYRGALAYILITVSIWFMVCTWLFAPFLFNPSGFEWQKIVDDWTDWNKWISNTGGIGVPPEKSWESWWEEEQEHLHHSGKRGIIAEILLALRFFIYQYGLVYHLNITKHTKSILVYGISWLVIVLMLFVMKTISVGRRKFSANFQLVFRLIKGLIFLTFISILVTLIALPHMTVQDIIVCILAFMPTGWGLLLIAQACKPVVHRAGFWGSVRTLARGYEIAMGLLLFTPVAFLAWFPFVSEFQTRMLFNQAFSRGLQISRILGGHRKDRAARNKE; this is encoded by the exons GTCGGTTTTATGCTTTTGAAAAAGCTCACAGATTGGATCCCACTTCAAGTGGACGTGGTGTTCGCCAATTTAAAACAGCCCTTCTTCAACGTCTTGAAAGA GAGAATGATCCTACTCTAATGGGGAGAGTTAAAAAAAGTGATGCACGTGAAATGCAGAGCTTTTATCAGCATTACTACAAAAAGTATATCCAAGCATTGCAAAATGCTGCTGATAAAGCTGATAG GGCTCAGCTTACAAAAGCATATCAGACTGCCAATGTACTCTTTGAAGTTTTGAAAGCTGTAAACCAGACACAATCTGTTGAAGTTGATCGCGAG ATTTTGGAGGCACATGATAAAGTAGCTGAAAAAACAGAGATTTATGTGCCTTACAATATACTTCCACTTGACCCAGATAGTGCCAATCAAGCTATTATGAGATATCCAGAG ATTCAAGCTGCTGTTTATGCTCTTCGTAATACCAGGGGTCTACCATGGCCCAGGGACTATAAAAAGAAAAAAGATGAAGATTTACTCGATTGGCTTCAAGCCATGTTTGGGTTTCAG AAGGATAGCGTTGCAAATCAAAGGGAGCACCTTATTTTATTGCTCGCTAATGTTCACATCCGACAATTTCCTAAGCCCGATCAACAACCCAAG CTGGATGAACGAGCACTAAATGAAGTGATGAAGAAGTTGTTCAAAAACTACAAAAAGTGGTGCAAGTTTCTGGATCGCAAAAGTAGTTTGTG GTTACCAACTATACAGCAGGAAGTCCAACAAAGGAAATTACTATACATGGGTCTTTATCTGTTGATATGGGGGGAAGCTGCCAACTTAAGATTCATGCCAGAGTGCCTGTGCTATATATATCATCAT ATGGCATTCGAGCTATATGGTATGTTAGCTGGCAATGTTAGTCCAATGACGGGGGAGAATGTTAAGCCAGCTTATGGAGGTGAAGAAGAAGCGTTCTTGAGAAAAGTTGTCACTCCCATCTATGAAGTGATCGCGAAG GAAGCTGATAGGAGCAAAAGAGGGAAATCTAAGCATTCTCAGTGGAGGAACTACGATGATTTAAATGAGTACTTTTG GTCTGTGGACTGCTTCCGTTTGGGCTGGCCGATGCGTGCTGATGCTGATTTCTTTTGTTCGCTGCCTGTAGAAAAATCACATTTTGACAAAAGTTTG GATAGCAAGCCAGCTAATAGAGATCGATGGGTTGGAAAAGTTAATTTTGTTGAAATAAGATCGTACTGGCATGTTTTCAGAAGTTTTGATAGGATGTGGGGTTTCTTCATACTATGCCTGCAG GCTATGATAATTGTTGCCTGGAATGGTTCTGGATCACCAAGCTTAATCTTCAGTGCTAATGTCTTCAAGAAAGTACTAAGTGTCTTTATAACTGCTGCAATACTAAAGCTTGGGCAAG CTATGCTTGATGTGGTCCTAAATTGGAAAGCAAGGCAAAGTATGTCATTTCATGTCAAGCTTAGATTTATATTAAAGGTTCTGTCTGCTGCTGCATGGGTGATCATTCTACCTGTTACCTATGCTTATACATGGGAAAATCCTCCTGGGCTAGCTCAAACCATTAAAAATTGGTTTGGAAATGGCTCTAACTCACCTACAATGTTTATTTTGGCCGTTGTTATCTACCTGTCACCAAATATGCTTGCTGGAATACTATTTCTTTTTCCCATTATTCGTCGATACCTTGAAAGGTCAAACTACAGGATTGTAATGCTGATGATGTGGTGGTCACAG CCTCGACTTTATGTTGGAAGGGGCATGCACGAAAGCGCATTTTCTCTTTTCAA GTACACAATGTTTTGGGTGCTTCTTATAGTGACAAAGTTGGCATTTAGTTATTACCTAGAG ATAAAGCCTCTTGTTGGTCCAACAAAAGCTATCATGAACGTCCACATATCAACATATCAGTGGCATGAATTTTTTCCTCGCG CAAAGAGCAATATTGGTGTTGTAATAGCACTATGGGCTCCAATTATTCTT GTCTATTTTATGGATACTCAGATATGGTATGCCATATTTTCTACATTGTTCGGAGGTATCTATGGTGCATTCCGACGTCTAGGAGAG ATTCGGACTTTAGGAATGCTGCGATCTCGGTTTCAATCTTTGCCTGGTGCATTCAATGGTTGTTTGATACCAGGAGAAAAAGGCGAGGCAGCCAAAAAGAAGGGACTGAAAGCCACTTTAACACGCAAATTTGACGCG ATTCCGTCTAATAAAGAAAAGGAAGCTGCAAGGTTCGCACAGTTATGGAACACAATAATTACTAGCTTTAGAGAGGAAGACCTCATAAGTAACAG GGAAATGGACCTTTTGCTTGTACCATATTGGGCTGATCGTGACTTGGACCTCATACAATGGCCTCCATTTTTGCTAGCTAGCAAG ATCCCTATAGCTTTGGATATGGCCAAGGATAGTAACGGAAAAGATCGTGAGCTGAAGAAGCGAATTGAGTCTGACGATTATATGTCTTGCGCTGTCCGTGAGTGCTATGCCTCATTTCGTAACGTCCTTATGTTTTTGGTTGGCGGTGATCGTGAAAAAGA GGTTATTGAATATATATTTTGCGAAGTTGACAAGCACGTTGAAGCAGGTGATCTTTTAATTGAGTATAAAATGAGTGCTCTTCCTAGTCTCTATGATCACTTCGTAAAGCTCATTAAATACCTA CTAGAGAACAAGAAGGAGGATAGGGATCAAGTTGTCATTCTTTTCCAGGACATGTTAGAGGTGGTGACAAGAGACATAATGGAAGATCATATATCCAG TGTTGTAGATTCAATTCATGGTGGTTCAGGCCATGAGGGCATGACCCCGCTTGATCAACAGTATCAGTTATTTGCATCTGCTGGAGCAATTAGATTTCCAACTCCGGAATCAGAAGCCTGGAAAGAAAAG ATCAAAAGGCTCTTTTTATTACTAACCGTGACCGAATCCGCGATGGATGTACCATCAAACTTGGAAGCTAGAAGACGGATATCTTTCTTTTCCAATTCATTGTTTATGGACATGCCTTCAGCACCCAAAGTCCGCAACATGCTTTCTTTCTC TGTTTTGACTCCTTATTATACGGAGGAGGTCCTCTTTTCCTTGCATGATTTGGAAGTTCCTAATGAAGATGGAGTATCAATTCTCTTCTACTTGCAGAAGATTTTTCCAG aTGAATGGAACAATTTTCGTGAGCGGATGAAGTGGGACAATGAGGAAGATGTTAGAGGATTAGACGAAGCATTGGAAGAAAATTTACGACTTTGGGCATCATACAGGGGCCAGACTCTGACTAAAACTG TAAGAGGTATGATGTACTACCGTAAAGCCTTGGAACTCCAAGCATTCCTTGATATGGCAAAAGACGAAG ATCTAATGCAAGGCTACAAGGCAGTCGAATTGAGTGAGGATCATGTGAAAGGAGAGAGATCATTATGGACACAATGTCAAGCAGTAGCTGATATGAAATTTACATATGTGGTTTCATGCCAGAAATATGGAATACACAAACGATCTGGCGATCCTCGTGCACAAGATATTTTAAGGCTCATGTCCGG GTACCCATCTCTCCGTGTTGCTTATATTGATGAGGTTGAAGAGCCTAACAAAGATAGAACGAAAAAAGTTAACCAGAAAGTGTATTACTCTGCTCTGGTGAAGGCTGCTATGCCCAAGTCTAATTCAACTGAACCAGGACAAAACTTGGACCAG GTTGTTTATCGAATAAAGCTCCCAGGACCTGCTATTTTGGGAGAAGGAAAGCCAGAAAATCAGAATCATGCTATTATCTTTACACGTGGAGAAGGCTTACAAACTATAGATATGAACCAG GACAACTACATGGAAGAAGCCTTCAAAATGAGGAATTTACTTCAAGAATTTTTAAAGAAACATGACGGTGTAAGATATCCTACAATTCTTGGTCTTCGGGAGCATATATTTACTGGAAG TGTGTCATCACTTGCATGGTTTATGTCGAATCAGGAGACAAGTTTTGTGACCATTGGCCAGAGATTACTAGCTAATCCTTTGAA GGTTCGGTTTCACTATGGCCATCCAGATGTTTTTGATAGGCTATTTCACCTTACTAGAGGAGGTGTCAGCAAAGCTTCCAAGATCATAAACTTAAGCGAGGACATCTTTGCCG GGTTTAATTCTACACTTCGTGAAGGCAATGTAACACATCATGAATACATACAAGTTGGGAAAGGAAGGGATGTGGGCCTCAATCAGATTTCACTATTTGAAGCCAAAATAGCCAACGGGAATGGAGAACAGACATTGAGTCGTGATCTTTACAGGCTTGGGCACCGTTTTGATTTTTTCAGGATGTTGTCATGTTACTTCACCACCATTGGTTTCTACTTCAGTACCTTA ATTACCGTGCTTACTGTTTATGTATTTCTCTATGGGCGCCTATATCTTGTTCTCAGCGGACTTGAAGAGGGTCTTAGTACTCAACCAGCTATTCGAGATAACAAGCCTCTTCAAGTGGCCCTTGCTTCTCAGTCATTTGTGCAAATCGGGTTTTTGATGGCGCTGCCTATGATGATGGAAATTGGTCTGGAAAGAGGTTTCCGTACTGCATTAAGTGAATTTGTTCTCATGCAGTTACAGTTGGCACCTGTATTTTTTACCTTTTCACTTGGAACTAAGACTCACTATTACGGAAGGACATTACTTCATGGAGGTGCAAAATATAGACCTACTGGTCGAGGGTTTGTGGTTTTTCATGCAAAGTTTGCTGAAAACTATCGGCTGTACTCCCGGAGCCATTTTGTGAAGGGACTCGAGCTAATGATATTACTTGTTGTTTATGAAATTTTTGGTAAATCTTATAGAGGAGCACTTGCCTATATCTTGATCACTGTATCAATATGGTTTATGGTCTGCACCTGGCTCTTTGCTCCCTTCCTCTTCAATCCTTCCGGTTTTGAGTGGCAAAAGATTGTTGATGATTGGACTGATTGGAATAAGTGGATAAGCAATACAGGTGGTATTGGTGTGCCACCTGAGAAAAGTTGGGAATCGTGGTGGGAAGAGGAACAAGAACATCTTCATCATTCCGGGAAGCGTGGAATTATTGCTGAAATATTGCTGGCTTTACGATTTTTCATCTACCAGTATGGGCTTGTTTATCACTTAAACATTACAAAACATACGAAAAGTATTCTG GTGTATGGCATATCGTGGCTTGTGATAGTTCTAATGTTGTTTGTGATGAAG ACTATTTCCGTAGGACGGAGAAAATTCAGTGCAAACTTTCAGCTTGTGTTTCGGCTGATCAAAGGATTAATCTTTCTGACATTTATTTCCATTCTGGTTACTCTGATCGCACTGCCCCATATGACAGTGCAGGACATAATAGTCTGCATTCTTGCCTTCATGCCAACTGGTTGGGGTTTGCTACTG ATTGCGCAGGCATGCAAGCCTGTTGTCCATCGAGCTGGGTTCTGGGGGTCAGTTCGGACGCTTGCACGAGGCTATGAAATTGCAATGGGCTTGCTTCTTTTCACTCCAGTTGCTTTCCTTGCGTGGTTTccatttgtttctgaatttcaaACTCGGATGCTATTCAACCAAGCATTCAGCAGAGGTTTACAAATTTCTCGCATTCTTGGTGGGCACAGAAAAGATCGTGCAGCTCGGAACAAAGAATGA